The segment tatcttaaaaattattaattacttaCCAGGCCGAAGAACAGCTGGAGGAACACACGAGAAGGGAACACCATTTGTTTCTGCGCCACGTGTTCCAAAATAACATCGGACCCATGAAAATTCCATGGGACGAGCCGATACCTGACCCTGACCGCGTCACTGTCGCCTTCACGGCCCATAAGTATGTGATCTTCCCAAAATTTTCCCCATCTGTTCCAAATTTTCCCGGAAAATATACCAGCTTTCTCCGTGAACCCTTCTGCAAGCTTCCATTCACCATtaagaaaaagatttttctctACAAAAGAAATGATGGATTTTCCAACCATGTTTATCCGGTGGGGGATTGCAGGTAGTCAAATTCTTGGCCAACAATTAAGTTTCTGATCATGACCTGACCTTCCACGAAAACTTTGCTCCTGTTTGGCTTACGAGAAAAGGGAAgaaagcaaaactttgaaatcATTTATCTTTTATGTAGTTGCATACCTGGACTAAGTCCTATGGCGGAgaccttttgttttcttggctATTTACTTTTTCCTTTCCCTACATTTCTGAGCAACCAAACGTGTAACAACAGCACGGTCTAGTATAAAGATGACAGTCTGGTTATTCATTATCTGGCCACGGATATTTAATGCTTTGAATTGCCCATTTATTATGGCTTTTTTTTGGTGAACTGTTCTTCAATATTAATATCTACTTGGTTTCTCTTCTCTTGCTTTAATCTTCTCACAGTGGATTTGAATTGCTCTGCTCTTTATATTTCTAGGTGATTTTCAAGAGCTTTTTTGAGTGGCGAAAAAgaggtactttttttttttgtctctatttattgtatttataaatttaattcttttattagtTGTTTATGAGGGTAGAGAATTTATGGGTTTGGAGTCAGTCAGGATCAAACATTTGTTGCTTTGAAGCTTGGATTTTCCTGTAGTTTATATTGATAGAAACTTAAAACTCTTTTGGGTTGTTGAGAAAGCTAAGAAAAAGAGCAAAACATTAGAACCCCAACTTGGCAAACTCAGATGGTTTCTTCAGACCTTGTTGactaaattttttttgcttctttttgtaGGAAATAATAGAAATTTAGCATTCAGTATTAGTTATTCTATTTTCTGAGTCACCCTACTGACCTTAAATTTTTCTGAGGATCAGAGTCTGTTGAATCAAACCTCTGTTTCTTTGAAGTTTGGGGTTTCTGGTACTTTGTGTTGAAGCTTCAGAAATTTAAAacctctgtttggttgttgagaaaagaaacgatttttttttctttcagtttTTTGCTTAATTCTGGGACATGAAAAGCTCACTTCAGCTAACTCTGATGGTTGTATTAAATATAGTTGACTAGAGTTTTTTTTAggtctttttattttccttcttgttggtaataataatatttaagattCAGAATCAATTTTCTAGGTAACCGAATTGGccttaaattttagttttagtatGTCAAGTTTCTATTCCCAGTAGTGCCAGAATGAATGGGAGTGTAGGCCTGAAGGGTTGTTGAAACTTTCCGAAAGTGAACCTTTTTTGTTGGAATCTTTCTCTGAAAAGAATGGTTGAAAGCATAGTTTGAACGTGAAATGCAGATGAATTATTGACCTAGATTATTACATGActatttgatcaatttttaggGGTTCACTCTGATCtcttattcatatttatttatgaagTGAGGGAATTTGGGCAACCCAAATGGTGAAAAAAATTTTGGAACCATCAATTCAAGAGCACAGAAAGGATTCTAACTTCTATGTTGTTAGTATTCGTTTTCATGGGTTTCCCCTTTTCCCATGTACTGATTACTTATACCTGgtaaaaaaatcctaattattCAAACTCAGGCATGCTTTGATGCTTGCCATATCATGATCCTTTTACTTTCTTGTTAGCACTTGAGTATTGCTTTACTTTTTCTTTGACTTTAGTGGTAGAAAGTTTGCAGGCAGCATTTTATTGTCTAATGATGAGTTTGGCCATTGTTGATCAAGTGGAATTTTAGGGTTGAGCCCCTATAGCTCGTCTTCTCAGCACTTTCTGTCACAAACAGTGTTGAACCCTTGTTCTCTTTTTTGTAACTTTCTGACACAGCAAAAGGCTTAGCTAGCACTTTGCAGGATTTGAAAATCTTCTCCCTCATATTTTCTTCGCCTTTCTGTAAATGCTGGTACTTTCTTGGATTTTCAGTTCTCCTTCACTATtgcttgtattttctttttcagcAATACAACTGTTTTGCTTTCATCTTCCATTTTAATCACTGTTTATCTTGTGGTTTACTTGAATTGCGATCATTTGTTTATCGTTTTTAACTTTCCTTCAATTTGTGTCTGCACTTGTGTTGTTGATCTCCAATACAAATTGGCTAGGACTTTTATTGTGGCTTCTGAAACCCTGAAGAAGGGATACAAGAAGAGGTTTCTGAATTTTCCAATATTGtcattatttattcttttgattttggataggaacctcccctgtataccacTCTTCTCAAGGAAGAATTAAGCTCCGCAACCAAATTTCATTCTAAAAGCTGATTAGTCATTGTCATCAACTATAAGGATTATCAAATTCAAAGCAGAACTTTATGAAATGGATCAATAGTGGTTTGCATCATTGGTTTTTCTGTAGGAGCAAAACACCTTTCTCTGTTAGCTAATCAGATAAATCTCCCAGAATGCTCTGTCACCCACCATTCCTCAAATCATTATGTGTCACTGATTGAAGCAGCAGGATGGTACATATGATGATGCTGATTGTCTCACAAAGGAAATATGCACAAAGCCAAATCTATACCGGTATTCCATTCACTATGTTACTTTGAGTAGCATCATCCACCCCTCAATGATGTTCTCTaatatgaaaaagataaatttttatatcagTTAAAGCTAATATTTTCATGACTAACCTTTCATGTTCATGTTCAGTAAGAGCTGTGGACAAATGCTCTGGTATCTCCTGAtcaaattctattatttatttgtgcCTTTCAACCTTTAGTCAGTGTGATACCTTCATTTTCTCTGTTTTTGCGCATATACCTTTTACATGTTAAATGTCTTGGTTTCCCTTTTGCATAGAATTTGAACTTTTTCACTCCTACTGAGTATTTGTGTACCTTTCAGATAGGAAATCCCCTGCATGTTAGATGAACTCTGCCCACCAGGACTTGTAGCTAGTATTTTAAATTCTCTGAAAAATCTGTGGAGAAGTGAGGATTGAAGGCAAACAAGAAGATCAGTGTAGAAGACGAGATATCAGTCCCCATGATTTAAAGGGCCAAGATTATGAGGTGCATTTGGATCTGTTGCCTGATAATACATTGATTGGAGATGGAATGGTTAGGAATTCACTAGGATTAAATAGTCTCATGGCAAGGAAAGGCATGGTAGATGGAGGAGAGCAGATAACACGGCATACTGCACCTTCCATTGAATCGGAAGAGAATGACAGAAGAACATACATTTATACTGATGAGAGTGCACTTTTGGACTGTGAATTGCCAGAGCTGGTTGTTTTTCTTCAGGAGAGCAAGTATCAGGCTATCAAGGACTTTTGTGCTGATGGGGAAGTGCCTTTGCACTCAAAGTCATTGACAGAAAATTGTGGGTTGGATCATAATATTGTCTCTTGTTTACTGAACTCCGATGCAGACAGTAGTGAATTACCCAAAGAAAGACAGAGCACACAGTCCTCCATTTCAAACAGTTCAAAGTCTTTCATCCAACATGATTGCAACGATTATGTTGTTGAGCAATGTGGTTCCAGGAActtggagaaaaaaattgaagtagaTTTTGATGCAAGAGATAGGGTGTCAATTGAAGGATACACTGGGAGGATTACACCTGAAACACGGTGTCTGGTTGGAGAGGCGGGTAGCAATTGCTATCACTTTGAGTTATCCAATCCCATTGGACATGGATGTGGACAAAAATGTCATCAGGTATGTCTTCACCTTGAGCTCTTGTTTTTACCTAATTCTGGGCAGCATACTTGAtcttttcctaaaaatacaatatttcaTTAAAGTACAATTTATTCACTGCCCTGCTCAGGAGATTTAGCTGATGAGTTGGTCTGCTCCTTTATCAcctttgttttattgttttagttAGAGAGATAATGGAAGGGAATGGATGATAACAACCATATTTCTAACTGCTCTCTTGGATTTGGAATCTGAATCACCCtggaatttctttttcttttttggtttgattttgtgTAGAAAATGGAGGTCTTTGGCAATCTTAGATTGTGTTTAGGCTTTGACTTTGCTGTAATTCCAGGGTTCTAGTGAGGAAGCAGTCTTGGCAAACTCTTTGCTATATCCTGCACCTGAAGAAATCAGCAGCAGGCGCCATGCAATTGAGGCCTCTTTCAGAGGTGAGATCAAGAGTGAAAGCATCCCTCTAGATATTGATTCATCTATAGCCACAATAAGCAGCAGAGAAAAAGAGCCGCAAGATGTGGACTGTCAACAACATTTTGAAACCGAAAATTTGTTTAGACTTGATGATGGTGCTTCAGAAAGTTTAACAGTTTCAACTCAAAGTCTTGTTATTCAAAATGGTCATGAAGAGTCCAGTTTCTCTACACCTGGCCCTCTTTCAAACTCCATAGCATTCTCAGGACCAATATCATATTCTGGCAGCATGTCTCTCCGGTCAAATAGCAGCACACGGTCCTTCGCTTTTCCCAtgtaaatttccattttatttttagtgtaAATTTATGTGTAAAGTGCACCTTGTTTTCTGCCTCAGTTTCAATGTCTTGGCTTTTACATGAACAGATTACAATCTGAATGGAATGGAAGCCCGGTGAAAATGATAGAACCTGACAGAAGACACTCTAGGAAGTGCCGACCTTGGAGGTTACATTATCTCTGCTGTAAATTCTAATCGCTTTCCTGTGATAATCACCACAGTGTTGTCCTTATTTTCTCCTTATTGTCATGCTGAATTatgatttgaagtatgcatgCTTTGAACAATTTAGCATCACGATAATTATCATTCTAACAATGTTCTCTTTATACTGTTCTCATCCTCCCATGATTACTTGGTCTTACCACGTctctttttagctttttactCATAGCTTTTCTacattcaatttcatttgaagatgtCCCAGATACCTCTATGTTGTTTGACCTATTTCTGATCCATGAACTACTAGTGCCTATGGTTTCATCCTAATGCCTTCTAGGCGGGTAGGTTTACGGCCATAATTATTTCTCAGGTTTGGGTGGTGCTTGAGGATATGTATGGGCCTTGGGGGCGCTCCAAGGCCATCAATTTCCACCAACTTTTGTTCATCATTAGTACCCACCATTCCTTTATTGCTCACTTCCATTATGAAATGTTTGGTTGAACCCAAGAGGCCCCCAATTTGATCGCCATAATGGCTCACCTTTCACCCATTGCTCACGTCAAGATCAATGTTAAACTCTTACCTTTTGGCCACCCTGTACCGGATTCTATGGCACTGACTTGCAGTCATAGTCCATGCTGCTGCGCTGCTTGGCGACACACCATGGTCCAATGCCAACTTCATCCCTATTCATTCTTTCCCTCGGGGTCTTAGGCCCCTCCATATGTCACATCTTATCCAGGCTGCTTGAACCATTCCACAGGGTTGGCAAACATCACCCATTACTCCGGCCCCATCACCAGTGTAACAGTCCCGGGACCGGCGAACCCGGAGGTGGTGTGCTCTTGATTTTCACATGTATCATTAGAAGGTGGTTGATGGATTGTTCATAAGATTAAAGAGTGCATTTTGTGGATGGGGCTAACAACACATCCCATCCCCTTTTTCATATACATGTTGCCATTGCTAGTTGGTGGGAAATGAGAAATTCTCCACTCTAGTCTCAAGTCTTCTTCACCAACTTCCTAGACATTTTCTCTGCTTGGGCCATCACTCGCCTTTTGCGTTTGGGCCTTTTTGAAAGTTGGTTTCTCCCACTGCTTCTCTAATCCAAGCCCACTAAATTTTTCCtagaatattttctatttaagctgaaattatagaaaaaaacaattgaaattaattaaaatctttttatcatGTTTATTTCCATATATGAAACTGGGTTTATAGGTTGCTCACATCTGAATCCAAGTCCAATCACCCTTAAATTGGACTAAAGTTTTTCCAAGGGTTCAATTTCCATTGGATCAACAAATTTGTACTGTAAATGATTGAATTAAATATCTATTCCTAATTTAATGTTTAAATATGCCCTTAATATGCACCAATTCCTGGTTAATTTTTCTTAgagaatttggaaaaaaaaaatttcaaacaattgaaataaaatttgaattgacACCATGGAAAGCAGCACAAGAAGCACCCCTACATAAGACTAGacaatttttaaatgaaaatgaattaaataagaTATAAGAGGCAGTTATTCATGAATGAGCAAAAAAGCAAACCTCCTCCAACTACCTAGaaattttgcaaaagaaatgaTGACAGGGCTGAAACTAAAGAGCAAAGAGGACTACACCCAAGTAGGAAGTAGGAACACTCCAAGCCCATACCCCTCAGTTTCTAGGGTACCCCTAAAATAGAGGAAGGAAGTGACACCACCCTTCCGAACTTGAAGCACGGAAGCTTGTTCTGGTTCTCACGCGGAATAGGATATTGATCCTCAAGACTCCGCAACGTCTCGAGTGCGCCTAGAAGACGGACGCCACCAAAGCACCAAATGCATGAGATGAGAGCCGAGACCACTTCTCACTTCTGCACATGCGGACGTGGAGCCCACGTGTCCACGTCATCGTCACCATCAGCATCACCACTACGGCACTGCCCTGCCCAGCACTCAATCCCCCCAGTTCATGACAAACCGACCCTCTTCCCCCACTATGCCCTCTTCCCACGTGTCTGCTTCCATTTGCGACAGTGACTCCACTCCATCACACCGACACGTGGAGTCATAATCACGCATGGGACTTGTCGCCACCCATGTGGCTCCCCACCACTCTCCCACACTCCCCTTCCCCATACTTTGCCATCCGTACACTCATCATtaccatcatcattatcatcatccCTCTCCCTTAACCACGACGTGGCGCTTTCTGAAGTTACTAGATCAAGCCTTTGACCGGCGTCTCAACCCCACTAATTAACATAGTAATCTAACCTTCTGTTAGCCCTTAAAATTTTCCAATGAATACATAACTCtctctaaaattctatataaagaAATTTGCAGCTCAGAGATTCTAGTATGTTGAAATTTCGGATGAATCGTCAAAATTTTAGGAGAGATTCAGGAAGTTAGGAAGcatccaaacaaacaaaacactctatatttttcctatatttgattaatttaattggaaatacattagaaagaaaaaaggaaaaccccAACAAGGGGGAAAAAAGGACACTAACATGAAAGTTAGTTGCAGATGAACATCAAGATCAAAGCCAAACACCTTCCAGAATCATCAAAATAagaccccaaaaaaaaaaaaatatctgaaaaaaatttacataagaGAACAGTCATATTCATCttactctctctctcaattccttttttttgtttttctttttgaatcatttcttcaaattttctttgagagTTGTGGTTAAATGGTGAGAGGCTAGGGGAGATAGAGAGGGTGATCGTTATCGGACCATTGACTCTGAGTCCAGTAGCCTTGATCAACGTTTCCAGGAAGATCGAAGATACCTTGATCACCACTGGTCTGCCAATCCAACGATGGGAATCCGCCATGGTTTGACCTGTTCTGCAACGCTGATAACTCCACCTGAACAGTCTGATCAAGAAATCCCGCGGTGATCTCCTGCATCTTCAACTCATCGGACATCttttgctgctgctgctgttgccACTGTTGATTCTGATCAACT is part of the Vitis riparia cultivar Riparia Gloire de Montpellier isolate 1030 chromosome 17, EGFV_Vit.rip_1.0, whole genome shotgun sequence genome and harbors:
- the LOC117904988 gene encoding uncharacterized protein LOC117904988, with amino-acid sequence MVRNSLGLNSLMARKGMVDGGEQITRHTAPSIESEENDRRTYIYTDESALLDCELPELVVFLQESKYQAIKDFCADGEVPLHSKSLTENCGLDHNIVSCLLNSDADSSELPKERQSTQSSISNSSKSFIQHDCNDYVVEQCGSRNLEKKIEVDFDARDRVSIEGYTGRITPETRCLVGEAGSNCYHFELSNPIGHGCGQKCHQGSSEEAVLANSLLYPAPEEISSRRHAIEASFRGEIKSESIPLDIDSSIATISSREKEPQDVDCQQHFETENLFRLDDGASESLTVSTQSLVIQNGHEESSFSTPGPLSNSIAFSGPISYSGSMSLRSNSSTRSFAFPILQSEWNGSPVKMIEPDRRHSRKCRPWRLHYLCCKF